Proteins found in one Megachile rotundata isolate GNS110a chromosome 14, iyMegRotu1, whole genome shotgun sequence genomic segment:
- the LOC100877464 gene encoding uncharacterized protein LOC100877464 isoform X1, translating into MNYGGNMPDWHQYNASQTNEVTSSTQNVNSGHLAFIPGVNHSTLNALSLGSENLNKHQSDATFNPRNYQSYNNVSNGPNIPNNSPLASMVQMQNCIGHYGSTNTRNPMLDNINTSVDPRNATVGAINDEIGYRTNQVPFNGPIGHLSGPSCNLNASSGPIPGPGPGPGSGFGPQTNSGPGSNSGNNSGNGPGPNSMYGPGPRHGPIPGPGSGSGSGNLGPRSTNINSVSSGKSGPSSFMPCKGVCCNSNPNINYQQWEKFGPYQNAAPFRDNVHLSGCQMENRHFGNNCNFRKDNLEGKEVMGPVLPNAPAIDHRRNYSDYKYHKDHLAHRNYPASSGMFHNYNVQNYNYSTEHQKYTYPMKEHPKANNMNMSNSGMLKHQEQNFITQQKFNNKQFQYQNGNMLPKGVPTLNVNTNMASSPQNPYLNAQFPRNITTEMNHECQETTDSTAVVNRIPNTFMHSTPSQHQVYQHKIAMQKYAMENHLRELSNIPGYQSHPKYKECVLRYREILKLQQSTGYQNPVQQNPRVATPVNASVPPINLHFDQNGMLINSSYIADGFSKVQHAPAVEQPSESIEKQSKDQAIAIANEKRQQVQQAEQLIIPPQSERIPSSCVETFQKQNQFPIRKDFNQNQLKVQTSESHSFDTLNAVKNNETAMLQQKASKEFANKPELDVRQFLANWDETDDEDGATSNLQDTALSETTPVVVVSYENVDLSPKTPQDAEVSKRTSYCSNETDLDNGKEGETNAIATQDCLTISYSPSESTEIAKTSKRTIREGVVKPGSIIHCISNGPDEIPTIHIVDNLEISNILGTCSEQVIQTLEKQKTISFFKETSNNETEPMTLEDTEQQDKNETDVLSTNYDGSLNDVTKTDNMEDPDPVRTSTVSINSQELRTKNNLDVTNNMDLKKQSSFASEESHNPDDISLPDLPTSECTPISTTLNTPIHSDTEESSQNMEDLSISTNPIEVMQNSPVISFTQLNNEEKSKNRSLGTLELEFQKQNSYKTNDQEVTLGNFNFASDCKVKSAETKGKQVKSLGINTVKKKVFLIDGREIDTRISDTCAALTSIEYELGVEQEPVDHEKSSERASPGCVKHRSARKSTDSVDNIVQNVVSTGINANLSPAESDDETQIRRRKIKTSSVSTSTNSEVDIRKRAKEKMDLEDKGANKYSERSLSQRKDTTDHLRQSKGSDARRFDEASSSQSEEHPVCHMTSQYKHYSVAVIKDKVTLSDKRSGRGLDRTSGDKSPETRTSNNTKEFLDEMEIKKRVSGRTHESVQSSRKSELLQKDLKPVDGDVRYTAEEIRMLKEYRRRKVQDKSKHSFKTSEEPQKNDENSSRSRSSKLECPQIRQSNELHGACSEQNLSVVESTAKKLDTREEMGHACSKSFCKNTDFGIQVANVNLKIKDNDMGKELILGEKGQEQIKDSLEGIQIQINVSCTDQNSKGQEQKRLLYDDRGLYEVEESPALDCQCRIHAKEQETVDASRTADKVHRVTDKPVDAVEVTTVDTNANFFKKRRRASMGTNEDTCVLTSTRSDACCKEMLKADSVGIYPVDDKLKRAISNTAIVDANNKIKAKSKCEGDREDSKNLETVKVQKAPFTSFVDTSMEVFKRHEEKEAAHQPKNTKKLLDSGLEARSLSSLNSLDFNFDYKKYSNVNFERELDDDYPGKWKKPKIDQIFEDCDVFQSSSGYVNPIFSSIDKLEDLHTVPVYTTKDGKISYSPNRRFTYHELMMEARKRETCVSAKKSHYADTWNNYYNSKFRKLYKRKRHHPFSEKKKYEFKSTKYLYDRKRNYSDEFYGKSNTRYKDYVHSIKNNNAVWIDQYKMDSSSDSDEEIKRRIAESSSKKSHETKLVSSKSPKNHVTVDELDGDCRNKEDDMSDVCLSKDKSTCLEESQSVQVQSLDGGTGNESCQDNDNIVNDNLTLMQTDATLPTTDQGKEEANSNLNECSALEELCELTPEKLEVNESKNLSDECTEPPVDESKDSTVPANEEETVNTADGSSALELLNEAPSSMNEDEQNASSNVEEDKNSEICLSETTQLDKQEEESDGSKVVDDQPSVDNAENIKQVDASEDLQSHQTESAEFEINVADCPTTESSESRVDSSNITAQISEEFLESEKYISTSDKMAEESSENVNNKVDEEPPIISEENILDCAEENIQLTEEIVLLSKEQEPEECMSEEIEKNVESLVYENGGNSPKEAVNEMSEEQENSESQLVQMDTAIDQQNNLDFGMLETVENQKDIVIASVQMGQNEEEPNLLDFSKDTIYNENDNAIESLEASNAEEMEMALSSIKDTSVEEQEMMDHLHDHCNEMQSMSEHNSTRSSSVEKEMPVLNEYCTIDDSPVEHPDDIDRTEYDTEKQDPLSFDPYGNCSHSPESNTDVKAIPKLIIKKDALNTKPESLSNCTETDNCSDMYDAKLLPETRPKIPKMIIVKSRSRSATPTVELLEKAKSERTPQHSSEDNDVNVNVDNSDSEQYTLKYNYKNKVPKVKIKLEDISSKDLKLYLKRKALKSVPKMKIKKLKNQDVKHVSKYETQDTSESDATDSENESHQASMVSDAESEKIPKLRLKRQDEDKSAEQVREKDSKVIPKKSRKTKEEDAKHSVKQDNIAADDELRKKFPQYIIEKVPKVIIKRTQIGTEFKCEISKSKKASVAETSKWQPKVKLQRLELLDHIVKDLKQSKITLKNIFNTPTLVTDSSTSVADKNLNQNSKVKLSRSNSVSSLSPVKCKQRRLSDSGYLKDTKSISEFSSNSRSSNDRVAGSTLVNDETAKKKNRKRLSSQSKSVNTDLNNQNESDEMSRSTDRNFRNFLINEYNDLMITKGEYNSCFMTEESSPSVENKFLESDITRLHSYDNNDNSIIKVESSDDSQTTIEILPASPDSCDGETEKNCEFERINKLHMEDAIPTQLELELELIDNKMQHSGMFMLDNDHASHSKNEYLNEKSRETYFSEFQRSSDDTFSQNKYMFEQNGQSSRNTSNDYFYCTDLLVKEVLAAKEALKKCLTRPENKDLESWTSRPKTMAEKKQGSSFNFKGFEESCEPECAGCNDGDDAKVHRKSKNLEKKEHKSPRRDAEEAEERYLKQNKHLSVGKEISKDSQNEMIYTVECPTASTCGRTNVPESTTISLKTSKKSDKDSTNEVSAIETDITELTDKLKDGKEFHGEKSKKEANSTQSQKEEGSNDSKTKEDNMPLLIPEFALNFDSSSDRDSSRSPPVITNQEEVNNATTGEKSIENKVIAPIEKIAEGKDSYKDCEMTIADIITQLAYHEKATIKHKRYCNLCERWFPTTSRHRRHLAGYQHRYMELTQRKSIHALFILFTGKPCPRLLPANVIRNDCSIGELTPLQIAVQDIAKCVEYTQQDFKTKE; encoded by the exons ATGAACTACGGTGGAAATATGCCAGATTGGCACCAATATAATGCTTCTCAAACAAATGAAGTTACGTCTTCTACTCAAAATGTGAATTCTGGTCACTTAGCATTCATTCCTGGTGTTAATCATTCTACCTTGAATGCTCTCAGTCTTGGCTCAGAGAATCTTAACAAGCATCAAAGTGATGCCACTTTTAATCCAAGAAACTACCAGTCTTACAACAATGTCTCAAATGGTCCTAACATTCCAAATAATAGTCCTCTTGCATCCATGGTGCAAATGCAAAACTGTATTGGACACTATGGTTCTACGAATACAAGGAACCCTATGTTGGATAACATAAATACTTCAGTGGATCCTAGAAATGCTACAGTTGGAGCTATAAATGATGAAATAGGATATCGGACTAACCAGGTGCCTTTTAATGGGCCTATTGGCCATCTAAGTGGGCCAAGTTGTAATTTAAATGCATCATCTGGACCTATACCTGGACCTGGACCAGGACCAGGTTCAGGATTTGGACCACAAACTAATTCTGGGCCAGGATCTAATTCTGGAAACAATTCTGGGAATGGTCCTGGCCCTAATTCTATGTACGGACCCGGTCCTAGGCATGGACCTATACCAGGACCTGGATCAGGATCAgggtctggaaatttgggaccaaGAAGCACTAATATTAATTCAGTATCTTCTGGAAAATCTGGACCTTCTTCGTTTATGCCTTGTAAAGGTGTTTGTTGTAATTCTAATCCTAATATTAATTATCAACAGTGGGAAAAGTTTGGACCTTATCAAAATGCTGCACCCTTTAGAGATAATGTACATTTGTCTGGTTGCCAAATGGAAAACAGACATTTTggaaataattgcaattttagaaaGGATAATTTAGAAGGTAAAGAAGTAATGGGACCTGTATTACCTAATGCACCTGCCATAGATCATAGAAGAAACTATTCTGATTACAAATATCATAAAGATCATTTAGCACATAGGAATTATCCAGCGTCTTCGGGAATgtttcataattataatgtacaaaattataacTATTCGACAGAGCATCAGAAATATACTTATCCTATGAAAGAGCATCCaaaggcaaataatatgaatatgTCGAATTCAGGAATGCTTAAACACCAAGAACAGAACTTTATTACTCaacagaaatttaacaataaacAGTTTCAATATCAAAATGGAAATATGCTACCTAAAGGAGTGCCTACATTAAACGTCAACACTAATATGGCGTCGTCCCCACAAAATCCTTATTTGAATGCACAATTTCCACGAAACATTACAACCGAAATGAATCACGAATGTCAAGAAACTACTGACAGCACTGCAGTTGTAAATAGAATACCGAACACGTTTATGCATAGTACTCCTTCTCAGCATCAAGTGTATCAACATAAAATTGCGATGCAAAAATATGCGATGGAAAATCACCTTAGGGAATTGAGTAACATACCTGGTTATCAGTCTCACCCAAAATATAAAGAATGTGTTCTGAGATACAGGGAAATATTAAAACTACAACAATCAACTGGTTACCAAAATCCTGTTCAACAGAACCCACGCGTTGCAACGCCAGTTAACGCTTCGGTACCACCGATTAATTTACACTTTGACCAGAATGGTATGTTGATAAATTCAAGCTACATCGCTGATGGATTTAGTAAAGTGCAGCATGCGCCAGCGGTAGAACAACCATCAGAAAGCATAGAAAAACAGTCTAAGGATCAAGCCATAGCCATTGCCAATGAAAAGCGTCAGCAAGTGCAGCAAGCAGAACAGTTAATAATCCCTCCACAAAGCGAGCGTATTCCTTCATCTTGCGTGGAAACGTTTCAGAAGCAAAATCAGTTTCCTATACGCAAGGATTTTAATCAGAACCAATTAAAAGTACAAACGAGTGAGAGTCATAGTTTTGATACATTAAACGCTGTTAAGAATAACGAAACAGCGATGTTGCAGCAGAAAGCTTCTAAAGAATTTGCCAATAAACCAGAGCTCGATGTCCGGCAGTTTTTGGCCAACTGGGACGAAACCGACGATGAAGATGGGGCGACATCGAATTTGCAAGACACTGCTTTGAGTGAAACAACTCCAGTTGTCGTGGTAAGTTACGAAAACGTGGATCTATCGCCGAAAACACCGCAGGATGCTGAGGTATCCAAAAGAACTAGCTATTGCTCAAACGAAACGGACTTGGACAATGGTAAGGAAGGCGAAACAAACGCGATAGCAACTCAAGATTGTTTAACGATATCTTACTCGCCGTCTGAGAGCACCGAAATTGCGAAGACATCCAAACGAACGATCAGAGAAGGCGTGGTAAAACCTGGTAGCATTATACACTGTATAAGCAACGGTCCTGACGAAATACCCACGATACATAtagttgataatttagaaataagcAACATTCTAGGCACGTGTAGCGAACAAGTCATACAAACGTTGGAAAAACAGAAGACGATATCTTTCTTCAAGGAAACGAGTAACAACGAAACGGAACCGATGACTCTGGAAGACACTGAGCAGCAAGATAAGAACGAGACTGACGTATTATCAACTAATTATGATGGATCTCTTAACGATGTAACCAAAACCGACAACATGGAGGATCCTGATCCCGTTCGAACGAGTACTGTGTCTATAAACAGCCAAGAGTTGAGAACAAAAAACAATCTGGACGTTACTAACAACATGGACTTGAAGAAGCAGAGTAGCTTCGCGAGCGAGGAATCCCATAATCCAGACGATATCAGTTTACCAGATTTACCAACATCAGAATGCACGCCAATCTCTACTACCTTGAACACTCCTATTCATTCTGACACAGAAGAGTCCTCACAGAACATGGAGGACCTGTCTATCTCGACAAACCCGATAGAGGTGATGCAGAACAGTCCTGTGATCAGTTTCACCCAACTCAACAACGAGGAAAAATCAAAAAACAGATCTCTTGGCACGCTGGAGCTGGAATTTCAGAAACAAAACAGTTACAAAACAAACGATCAAGAAGTAACCCTTGGTAACTTCAACTTTGCAAGTGATTGCAAAGTAAAATCAGCTGAAACTAAAGGTAAGCAGGTAAAAAGTTTGGGGATCAATACAGTAAAAAAGAAGGTGTTCTTGATAGATGGTAGAGAGATTGATACGAGGATTTCAGACACGTGTGCTGCTTTGACGTCCATCGAGTACGAACTAGGTGTTGAACAAGAGCCAGTGGATCATGAGAAAAGTTCAGAGCGTGCGTCTCCTGGTTGTGTGAAACACAGAAGCGCCAGGAAATCGACGGATTCGGTGGATAACATCGTTCAGAATGTTGTTTCCACAGGTATCAATGCAAATTTGAGCCCAGCTGAATCTGACGACGAAACGCAAATCAGAAGGAGAAAAATAAAGACTTCGAGCGTGTCCACCAGTACCAACTCCGAAGTTGATATCAGAAAAAGAGCGAAGGAGAAAATGGACTTGGAAGACAAAGGCGCGAATAAATATTCAGAGAGAAGTTTATCTCAGAGAAAAGACACGACAGACCATTTGAGACAATCAAAAGGTTCCGACGCGAGAAGATTCGACGAAGCGAGTTCCTCCCAAAGCGAGGAGCACCCTGTGTGCCATATGACTTCTCAATACAAACATTATTCCGTTGCTGTGATAAAGGATAAAGTTACTTTAAGCGATAAACGGTCGGGCCGTGGCCTAGACAGGACTTCCGGCGATAAGTCGCCGGAAACGAGAACGAGCAACAATACCAAAGAGTTTTTAGACGAGATGGAAATTAAGAAACGCGTTTCTGGCAGGACTCACGAAAGCGTTCAAAGTTCAAGAAAATCCGAATTGTTGCAGAAAGATCTGAAACCCGTCGACGGGGACGTTAGGTACACCGCGGAGGAGATACGCATGTTGAAGGAGTATAGGCGAAGAAAAGTTCAGGACAAGTCCAAGCATTCCTTTAAAACTTCAGAAGAGCCCCAGAAGAACGACGAGAACTCGTCTCGTTCCAGAAGCAGTAAACTCGAATGTCCCCAAATACGACAGTCCAATGAACTTCATGGAGCATGTTCAGAGCAGAATTTGTCGGTGGTCGAGTCGACTGCGAAGAAACTGGATACGCGAGAGGAAATGGGACATGCGTGTTCGAAAAGCTTCTGCAAGAACACTGATTTTGGGATTCAAGTGGCGAacgtgaatttaaaaatcaaagacAATGACATGGGCAAAGAGCTGATTCTGGGGGAGAAAGGCCAAGAACAGATAAAAGATTCCCTAGAAGGAATCCAGATCCAGATAAACGTATCGTGCACGGATCAAAACTCAAAGGGACAGGAGCAGAAAAGGTTGTTGTACGACGATAGAGGTTTGTACGAAGTTGAAGAGTCACCTGCATTAGACTGTCAATGTCGAATACACGCCAAAGAACAGGAAACGGTTGACGCTTCGAGAACGGCCGACAAAGTTCACAGAGTAACCGACAAGCCCGTGGACGCTGTTGAGGTAACTACTGTGGACACGAAtgcgaattttttcaaaaaacgtAGGAGAGCTTCGATGGGAACTAACGAAGACACTTGTGTTCTAACTTCGACACGTAGCGATGCATGTTGCAAAGAAATGTTGAAGGCGGACTCAGTGGGTATTTATCCCGTCGACGATAAATTGAAGCGTGCAATATCCAATACTGCCATAGTCgatgcaaataataaaattaaggcGAAGAGTAAGTGCGAAGGCGACAGAGAGGATAGCAAGAACTTGGAAACAGTGAAAGTACAAAAAGCACCTTTCACGAGTTTCGTGGACACTTCCATGGAAGTGTTCAAGAGACACGAGGAAAAGGAAGCGGCTCATCAGCCGAAAAACACGAAGAAACTACTAGATAGTGGTCTCGAAGCCAGATCGCTGAGTTCCCTGAACTCTTTAGATTTTAATTTCGACTACAAAAAGTACTCTAACGTGAACTTCGAACGCGAGCTGGACGACGATTACCCGGGCAAATGGAAGAAGCCAAAGATCGATCAGATTTTTGAAGACTGCGATGTGTTTCAAAGTAGTAGCGGCTACGTGAATCCTATTTTCTCGAGTATAGATAAGCTGGAGGACTTGCACACAGTTCCTGTATACACTACCAAAGACGGCAAGATATCCTACAGCCCTAATCGAAGATTTACCTACCACGAGCTGATGATGGAGGCTCGTAAACGAGAAACTTGTGTTTCTGCGAAGAAGTCTCATTATGCGGACACCTGGAACAATTATTATAACTCGAAATTTCGCAAACTGTATAAGAGAAAGCGGCATCATCCTTTCAGCGAGAAAAAGAAATACGAATTCAAGAGCACCAAGTATCTGTACGACAGGAAGAGGAATTATTCGGATGAGTTTTATGGAAAAAGTAACACGAGGTACAAGGATTATGTGCAtagcattaaaaataataatgctGTCTGGATAGATCAGTATAAAATGGACAGTAGCAGCGACTCGGATGAGGAGATCAAACGTCGCATTGCTGAAAGTAGTTCTAAAAAGAGTCACGAAACCAAACTTGTATCCTCCAAATCACCTAAAAACCATGTTACCGTTGACGAGTTGGATGGGGACTGTAGAAACAAGGAGGATGATATGTCTGATGTATGCTTAAGTAAAGATAAAAGTACGTGCTTAGAAGAATCACAGTCTGTTCAGGTGCAGTCGCTCGATGGTGGTACAGGTAATGAAAGTTGTCAAGATAATGATAATATTGTAAATGATAATCTTACTCTTATGCAAACAGATGCTACGTTGCCAACAACAGATCAGGGTAAAGAAGAGGCTAACTCTAATCTAAATGAATGTTCAGCATTGGAGGAATTATGTGAATTAACTCCAGAGAAGCTTGAAGTAAATGAAAGTAAGAATTTAAGCGATGAATGTACTGAACCGCCTGTTGATGAATCCAAAGATTCAACTGTTCCTGCTAATGAAGAAGAAACTGTAAATACTGCAGATGGATCTTCAGCTTTGGAGTTGCTCAATGAAGCTCCTTCATCAATGAACGAGGACGAGCAGAATGCATCGAGTAACGTTGAAGAAGACAAGAACAGCGAAATTTGTCTTTCAGAAACAACACAGCTCGATAAACAAGAAGAGGAAAGTGATGGTTCAAAAGTGGTGGATGATCAGCCTTCTGTAGATAATGCAGAGAATATAAAACAAGTTGATGCTTCCGAAGATTTGCAAAGTCATCAGACTGAGTCAGCAGAATTTGAAATAAACGTGGCAGATTGTCCAACAACAGAAAGTTCAGAGTCTCGTGTGGACTCTAGTAATATAACTGCGCAGATCTCGGAAGAATTTCTGGAATCTGAAAAATATATAAGCACCTCTGATAAAATGGCTGAAGAATCATCTGAGAATGTTAACAATAAAGTGGACGAAGAACCACCAATAATAtcagaagaaaatattttagattGTGCAGAAGAGAATATTCAACTCACGGAAGAAATAGTCCTTTTGTCTAAAGAGCAAGAACCTGAAGAATGTATGAGCGAAGAAATTGAAAAGAATGTTGAGTCATTAGTATATGAAAACGGTGGTAATTCTCCAAAAGAGGCTGTAAACGAGATGTCAGAAGAGCAAGAGAACTCTGAATCTCAATTAGTGCAGATGGACACAGCAATTGATCAACAAAATAATCTAGATTTTGGTATGCTTGAAACTGTTGAAAATCAAAAAGATATAGTCATTGCTTCTGTTCAGATGGGACAGAACGAAGAAGAACCAAATTTATTAGATTTTTCCAAAGATactatttataatgaaaatgataATGCCATTGAAAGTTTAGAAGCATCTAATGCGGAGGAAATGGAAATGGCTTTATCAAGTATAAAAGACACATCAGTGGAAGAACAGGAAATGATGGATCATCTGCATGACCACTGTAACGAAATGCAGAGTATGTCTGAACACAATTCGACTAGAAGTTCTTCGGTAGAAAAAGAGATGCCTGTTCTGAACGAGTATTGCACTATCGATGATTCTCCGGTTGAACATCCTGACGATATAGACAGAACGGAGTATGACACTGAAAAGCAAGATCCTCTGTCTTTTGATCCATATGGTAACTGCAGCCATTCGCCAGAAAGCAATACGGATGTAAAAGCAATACCAAAGCTCATCATCAAGAAGGATGCTTTAAATACAAAGCCCGAGTCTTTGTCAAACTGTACTGAAACTGATAATTGTTCGGACATGTACGATGCAAAGCTGCTTCCCGAAACACGacccaagattccaaaaatgATAATTGTGAAGAGTAGATCTCGTTCAGCAACTCCCACTGTAGAGCTCTTAGAAAAAGCAAAATCTGAAAGAACACCGCAACATTCTTCAGAGGACAACGATGTAAATGTAAACGTAGATAACAGCGATTCGGAACAGTACACCTTAAAGTACAACTATAAAAACAAGGTACCAAAAGTGAAGATAAAGTTGGAAGATATATCTTCAAAAGATTTGAAGCTGTACTTGAAGCGGAAGGCTTTGAAGAGTGTTCCAAAAATGAAGATCaagaaacttaaaaatcaaGATGTCAAGCatgtttcaaaatatgaaacacAGGATACCTCTGAGTCGGACGCTACTGATTCTGAAAACGAGAGTCACCAGGCATCAATGGTTAGCGATGCAGAATCAGAAAAGATACCAAAGCTGAGACTGAAGAGACAAGACGAAGACAAATCTGCGGAGCAAGTAAGAGAAAAAGATTCCAAAGTGATCCCAAAGAAAAGCAGGAAAACGAAGGAAGAAGATGCAAAGCATTCGGTGAAGCAGGACAACATCGCAGCTGACGATGAGCTTAGAAAAAAGTTTCCACAATACATTATTGAGAAAGTTCCCAAAGTTATTATAAAAAGAACGCAAATAGGGACAGAGTTTAAATGTGAAATTAGCAAAAGTAAAAAGGCCTCGGTTGCTGAAACCTCAAAGTGGCAACCAAAGGTGAAGCTACAGAGGCTAGAACTTTTGGATCATATCGTGAAGGATTTGAAGCAATCAAAAATTACATTAAAGAATATATTCAACACGCCAACTCTTGTTACAGATAGCAGTACCAGTGTTGCTGACAAGAATTTAAATCAGAATAGTAAAGTTAAATTATCTAGGTCTAATTCAGTATCCAGTTTATCTCCTGTAAAGTGTAAACAGAGGAGATTGTCAGATTCTGGTTACTTAAAGGATACCAAATCAATTAGTGAGTTCAGTAGCAATTCAAGAAGTTCCAATGATAGGGTAGCTGGTTCTACATTAGTCAACGATGAAACTGCaaagaagaaaaatagaaaGAGATTGTCTTCTCAGAGTAAATCAGTGAATACTGATCTAAATAATCAGAATGAGTCAGATGAAATGTCAAGGAGCACGGAcaggaactttagaaattttcttataaatgaatataatgaTCTGATGATTACAAAAGGCGAATACAATTCGTGTTTTATGACTGAGGAAAGCTCACCTTCCGTAGAAAACAAGTTTCTAGAATCTGATATTACACGGTTACACAGCTACGACAATAATGATAATTCCATTATCAAAGTTGAGTCTTCAGATGATAGTCAAACCACCATAGAAATTTTGCCAGCATCGCCGGATAGCTGTGACGgtgaaacagaaaaaaattgtgaattcgAGAGGATTAATAAATTGCACATGGAGGATGCTATACCAACTCAACTGGAACTTGAATTAGAGCTCATTGATAATAAAATGCAACATTCCGGTATGTTTATGTTAGACAACGATCATGCTTCACATTCCAAAAATGAGTATCTAAACGAGAAGTCGAGGGAAACTTACTTCAGCGAGTTCCAACGTTCTTCGGATGATACTTTCAGTCAGAATAAGTACATGTTTGAACAGAATGGACAGAGTTCGAGGAATACATCAAATGATTACTTTTACTGCACCGATTTGTTAGTCAAAGAAGTGCTAGCTGCCAAAGAGGCTCTGAAGAAATGTCTAACTCGACCTGAGAACAAAGATCTGGAAAGCTGGACGTCAAGGCCTAAAACTATGGCAGAGAAGAAGCAAGgttcaagttttaattttaaggGTTTTGAAGAGTCATGTGAACCTGAATGCGCAGGTTGCAATGATGGCGATGATGCAAAGGTACAtaggaaatctaagaatttggaaaagaaAGAACACAAATCTCCTCGTCGAGACGCTGAAGAAGCTGAAGAAAGATACTTGAAGCAGAATAAGCATCTCTCTGTGGGAAAAGAGATCTCAAAGGATTCACAGAATGAAATGATTTACACTGTAGAATGTCCTACAGCTTCTACGTGTGGACGCACTAATGTACCTGAGTCAACTACAATTTCTTTGAAGACTTCTAAGAAATCGGATAAGGATTCAACGAATGAAGTATCTGCGATAGAAACTGATATTACGGAATTAACTGATAAGCTCAAAGATGGAAAAGAATTTCACGGAGAGAAATCTAAGAAGGAAGCGAACAGCACTCAGAGTCAAAAAGAGGAGGGTTCAAACGATTCGAAGACGAAGGAAGACAATATGCCATTATTAATACCAGAGTTTGCCTTGAACTTTGATTCCAGTTCAGATAGAGATAGTTCCAGGTCCCCTCCAGTAATAACGAATCAAGAAGAGGTTAATAATGCGACAACGGGTGAAAAGAGTATAGAAAACAAAGTGATAGCTCCTATTGAGAAAATAGCAGAGGGTAAAGATTCTTACAAGGATTGTGAAATGACCATTGCTGATATTATAACGCAACTAGCTTATCATGAAAAG GCAACAATAAAACATAAAAGGTATTGTAACTTATGCGAGAGATGGTTTCCCACAACATCACGACACCGAAGACACTTAGCCGGATATCAACACCGTTACATGGAACTGACACAACGTAAAAGTATTCACGCACTTTTCATTCTATTCACTGGTAAACCTTGTCCACGACTCTTACCAGCAAACGTCATTCGGAATGATTGTTCTATTGGAGAATTAACGCCATTACAAATCGCTGTTCAG GATATCGCAAAGTGTGTAGAATATACACAACAAGATTTTAAAACAAAAGAATGA